From Zhongshania aliphaticivorans, one genomic window encodes:
- a CDS encoding DMT family transporter — translation MLVRFTYLLVIAIWATTPLAIKLGGDSLTPIAGLTLRIALAFMVGSLICTIGGYAGLAIRRHWKLYAAASISLFPNMALVYIAAQSISSGLIALLFGLTPFFTAVLAKPILGENLLQPRKLLGIGLALGGLACIFFDKATVTAGSYLGISLMLVSNCLFSVSALWVKKLNAQMAVEPTEQALGAMAFALPGMALSWIFGFGIEPLNLSSTSLGSLLYLSLFGSLVGFVAYYSLLKNLAVETVSLIPFITPILAMAIGVLVADESVSLLMMAGAGLILVALAIHQNFWRAPKMVSP, via the coding sequence ATGCTTGTACGTTTCACCTATTTACTGGTTATTGCCATTTGGGCAACGACGCCGCTGGCGATTAAATTGGGCGGCGATTCCCTTACCCCGATAGCGGGGCTGACGCTGCGTATTGCTTTGGCATTTATGGTGGGCAGTCTCATTTGTACTATTGGTGGTTATGCCGGATTGGCTATTCGTCGCCACTGGAAACTTTATGCTGCAGCGTCGATTAGTTTATTCCCCAATATGGCATTGGTATACATCGCGGCGCAGAGTATTTCGTCGGGCTTAATTGCCCTGCTGTTTGGCCTAACGCCGTTTTTTACAGCGGTATTGGCCAAGCCAATTCTCGGCGAAAATTTACTGCAGCCGCGAAAATTGCTGGGCATTGGTTTAGCGCTGGGCGGCTTAGCATGTATCTTTTTTGATAAGGCAACCGTAACTGCCGGTAGCTATTTGGGTATCAGTTTAATGCTGGTATCGAATTGCTTGTTCTCAGTTAGCGCCTTATGGGTGAAAAAACTCAACGCGCAAATGGCCGTAGAGCCTACTGAACAAGCGCTGGGCGCCATGGCCTTTGCCTTGCCGGGGATGGCGCTGAGCTGGATTTTTGGGTTTGGCATTGAGCCCCTTAACCTGAGTTCTACCTCGCTGGGGTCTTTGCTGTATTTGTCGCTGTTTGGGTCTTTGGTGGGTTTTGTTGCTTATTATTCGCTGCTTAAAAATTTGGCGGTGGAAACGGTTTCACTTATCCCGTTTATTACACCGATTTTGGCGATGGCGATCGGCGTGCTCGTCGCCGACGAGTCAGTATCGCTGCTAATGATGGCGGGGGCCGGTTTGATACTCGTCGCGCTGGCGATACATCAAAATTTTTGGCGAGCGCCAAAAATGGTATCGCCATAG
- a CDS encoding DUF2894 domain-containing protein, translating to MNSDALIHKISELRTAGADQFDPVRFRYIEALALRAHGSRQPLGQRLTEKSAASLADYLASRGAIRADSKAIKSRPGTATVASLAALRRALDASQTRPTVGASDFEQQLQDQEGELLQGALFASSLGNEAAAEPPSDNVDVAVKPLKSSQSLRVHQQRRAAEKRVELAIAEGPESPGPLNPQMLAIKALSIMRDISPHYLNRYVAYLDTLFWVEQLDTAASTKAGKKNSRVGSRAKAKKKSV from the coding sequence ATGAATAGCGACGCGCTCATCCATAAAATCAGTGAACTGCGGACGGCGGGAGCCGACCAATTTGACCCGGTACGCTTTCGTTACATTGAAGCGTTGGCATTGCGCGCACACGGTTCGCGGCAGCCGCTGGGGCAGCGACTTACTGAAAAAAGTGCAGCTTCTTTAGCCGATTACTTGGCTAGCCGCGGCGCAATTCGGGCCGATAGTAAAGCAATTAAATCGCGCCCAGGCACCGCCACTGTCGCGTCTTTAGCGGCGTTGCGCCGAGCGCTGGACGCTAGCCAAACCCGCCCGACTGTGGGTGCGAGTGATTTTGAACAACAACTGCAAGATCAAGAGGGAGAACTGCTACAGGGCGCATTATTTGCGTCCTCACTCGGCAACGAAGCGGCCGCTGAGCCGCCGTCAGATAATGTTGATGTCGCGGTTAAGCCCTTAAAATCCAGTCAAAGTTTGCGCGTGCATCAGCAGCGCCGCGCGGCAGAAAAGCGTGTTGAACTCGCCATAGCGGAAGGGCCGGAAAGCCCTGGCCCTCTTAATCCGCAAATGCTCGCAATTAAAGCCCTGAGCATAATGCGCGACATCTCTCCGCATTATTTAAATCGCTACGTGGCGTATCTTGATACCTTGTTTTGGGTGGAGCAGTTGGACACTGCCGCGAGTACCAAAGCCGGCAAGAAAAACAGCCGGGTAGGCAGCCGCGCAAAGGCCAAGAAAAAGTCTGTATAG
- a CDS encoding DUF3348 family protein, with translation MNSVSVKGSRLQAVLSELALGNAELSHKNFAEKLGQLIDLSGSIALAESLRGLQKLEFTPATSDVSALKSSFLTSRAEMLAFILNSFITELHEGQDSSAPFILPRANAETLADPEAGFQAYQRFYNLHQSQLDHRVLVLRRQLQEALAGQSPQLAQLAELDRSLADKLGDYTRKVFVSIPRLLAQRFYYLNRQYRAVQEAQRSAAGDTGLKLELEPELMSDSPALWMQKGAWLDNFFTEMQGLLLAELELRLMPVMGLLEALEVEVETQK, from the coding sequence ATGAATTCGGTTTCAGTAAAAGGCTCGCGCTTACAGGCAGTCCTCAGCGAATTGGCGCTAGGGAATGCCGAGTTGAGCCACAAGAATTTTGCTGAAAAGCTAGGCCAGCTAATCGATCTGTCTGGCTCTATTGCCCTTGCTGAGTCGCTGCGGGGCCTGCAAAAGCTTGAGTTCACGCCAGCCACAAGCGATGTGTCGGCACTCAAAAGCAGCTTTTTAACCAGCCGCGCGGAAATGCTGGCTTTTATTCTTAATAGCTTTATTACCGAACTGCATGAAGGCCAAGACAGCTCCGCGCCGTTTATACTGCCGCGCGCCAATGCCGAAACCTTGGCGGACCCAGAAGCTGGCTTTCAAGCGTATCAGCGCTTTTATAATTTACATCAAAGTCAGCTCGATCACCGGGTACTAGTGTTGCGTCGACAGCTGCAAGAGGCGCTTGCCGGGCAGTCACCACAATTAGCTCAATTGGCCGAATTGGATCGTAGTCTCGCCGATAAGCTGGGCGACTATACCCGCAAGGTATTTGTGAGTATTCCACGCTTATTAGCTCAGCGGTTTTATTATTTGAACCGGCAATACCGCGCAGTACAAGAAGCTCAGCGCAGCGCCGCAGGTGACACCGGTTTGAAGCTGGAGTTAGAGCCAGAATTGATGAGTGACAGCCCAGCGCTGTGGATGCAGAAAGGCGCTTGGCTCGATAACTTTTTCACCGAAATGCAGGGCTTATTACTGGCCGAACTAGAGTTGCGTCTCATGCCCGTAATGGGCCTGCTGGAAGCACTAGAAGTAGAGGTAGAAACACAAAAATGA
- a CDS encoding DUF802 domain-containing protein, producing MTRTLSIVAFVLGAIIVLWMASAFVGSNLLALGVTLLIAFAYTVGFAELVRYQQASCALDASLIAAGDAIDDLDKWLANVPAVLRNAVGQRIQGEYVGLPAPVLTPYLIGLLVMLGLLGTFIGMVDTLKGAVLALEGTTELEAIRTGLAAPIKGLGMAFATSVAGVSASAMLGFISTLSRRERLQVSRQLDSRMRSVFKHYSLSHQRSKSYTAMQQQAAALPEVAQQLSELASRLGQMSDDLGNKLIAGQQQFHAAAQAQYRELAQSVDNSLKQSLADSGRLAGENIAPVVQAFAQDISRELQQTQRQLSASAEAHLDGLGGRFVKTAEELNTAWQQGIADQQASSERLLAKIDDGLGAFNTQFSAATSSLLDTFNQVSSDGLARQQAAEQARLENWSAVFNHSAYLLRDSAAQLASNAHSGSQEVVAEFRDLVKTAEQLTQARIASEDKWLKDYQQRMAELGNTLKTELGSLRDVEERRGEAAVARLAELQGAVAQHLATLANALEEPMARLIESASETPRIAAELMTKLRAEMSDNIERDNSLLKERSELLLQLNSLSESLHASAAGQREAAENILKNSAELLDNIGSRFTDKVSDETGKLAEIINHFEGSSAELASLGEAFSTAVALFSESNNSLIGTMASIESALSSSTERSDEQMAYYVAQAREIIDHNMLSQQDIISQLQQLSGKAVAQAGERA from the coding sequence ATGACGAGAACTCTGTCGATAGTCGCCTTTGTTTTAGGCGCAATTATAGTTCTGTGGATGGCATCTGCGTTTGTTGGTAGCAATTTATTAGCGCTGGGTGTCACCCTATTAATTGCCTTTGCCTATACGGTCGGTTTTGCCGAGCTAGTGCGCTATCAGCAGGCAAGCTGTGCCCTAGATGCCTCGTTGATCGCGGCGGGCGACGCGATTGATGACTTAGATAAATGGTTGGCCAATGTGCCGGCGGTGTTGCGCAATGCGGTTGGTCAGCGGATTCAGGGTGAGTATGTTGGCTTGCCCGCCCCAGTGCTGACGCCATATTTGATCGGCTTGCTGGTGATGCTGGGTTTGTTGGGCACCTTTATTGGCATGGTCGATACCTTGAAAGGGGCGGTGTTAGCGCTGGAGGGCACCACTGAGCTCGAAGCTATTCGCACTGGCTTAGCGGCGCCAATCAAGGGCTTGGGGATGGCCTTTGCTACGTCGGTTGCCGGGGTTAGCGCCTCGGCGATGCTGGGCTTTATTTCGACGCTGAGTCGGCGCGAGCGACTGCAGGTGTCGCGACAGCTCGATAGTCGGATGCGTTCGGTGTTTAAACATTACTCCCTGAGTCATCAGCGCAGTAAAAGCTATACCGCGATGCAGCAGCAAGCGGCAGCCCTGCCGGAGGTTGCTCAGCAGCTTAGCGAATTGGCAAGTCGGCTCGGCCAAATGAGCGACGATTTAGGTAATAAGCTCATCGCGGGACAGCAACAGTTTCACGCCGCTGCGCAAGCCCAGTACCGCGAGTTGGCGCAGTCAGTAGACAACTCCTTAAAGCAAAGCTTAGCCGACAGCGGACGCTTGGCGGGTGAGAATATCGCTCCGGTGGTGCAGGCGTTTGCGCAGGATATTAGTCGCGAGTTACAGCAGACCCAGCGGCAGCTCAGTGCGAGCGCCGAAGCACATTTAGACGGTTTGGGCGGCAGGTTTGTTAAAACAGCGGAGGAGCTTAATACTGCCTGGCAGCAGGGCATAGCCGATCAGCAAGCCAGCAGCGAGCGCTTGCTTGCGAAGATCGATGATGGTCTGGGTGCGTTTAACACGCAGTTTAGTGCAGCGACCAGTTCGCTATTAGATACCTTTAATCAGGTGAGCAGTGACGGCTTGGCGCGGCAGCAGGCGGCTGAGCAGGCGCGGTTAGAAAACTGGTCAGCCGTGTTTAATCACAGCGCCTACTTATTGCGCGACAGTGCAGCGCAGTTGGCGAGTAATGCACACAGCGGTTCTCAAGAAGTGGTGGCGGAGTTCCGCGACCTAGTTAAGACCGCCGAGCAGCTCACTCAAGCTCGTATCGCCAGCGAAGACAAATGGTTGAAAGACTATCAGCAGCGTATGGCTGAGCTGGGTAATACTCTGAAGACTGAGCTGGGCAGCCTTCGGGATGTTGAAGAGCGTCGCGGCGAGGCGGCCGTTGCGCGCTTGGCAGAATTACAAGGGGCGGTAGCCCAGCACTTGGCGACCTTGGCCAATGCTTTAGAAGAGCCGATGGCTAGATTGATTGAATCGGCGTCGGAAACCCCGCGAATTGCCGCCGAGCTCATGACGAAATTGCGAGCGGAAATGAGCGACAATATTGAACGCGACAATAGCTTGCTGAAAGAGCGCAGCGAATTACTGCTGCAGCTCAACAGCCTGTCTGAGTCGTTACACGCTTCTGCGGCAGGTCAGCGCGAAGCCGCCGAAAATATTTTGAAAAATTCCGCTGAATTACTCGACAATATCGGCAGTCGCTTTACTGATAAAGTGAGTGATGAAACCGGTAAACTCGCTGAAATTATCAATCACTTTGAGGGCAGTAGTGCTGAGTTGGCCAGCTTAGGCGAGGCGTTTAGCACGGCGGTGGCCTTGTTTAGTGAGTCTAATAATAGCCTTATTGGCACCATGGCCTCGATTGAATCAGCCCTGAGCAGTAGCACTGAGCGCAGTGATGAGCAAATGGCCTATTACGTTGCTCAGGCGCGGGAAATTATCGACCACAATATGTTGTCTCAGCAAGATATTATCAGTCAGTTACAGCAGCTCAGTGGCAAGGCGGTTGCCCAAGCGGGTGAGCGGGCGTGA
- a CDS encoding OmpA family protein produces the protein MSISELDDGLDQEPPIWAIFGDLMTGLVGVFVLLLVWTLGFQLELSQTLEQEIQKREVAEQRRQALEAALADPLATGRVTLRDGRIGISGSVLFSLNSAELQEEGRALLHTLRAPLQVYLTDSEQLLMVSGFTDDLPIQQGNLHFSDNWELSAQRALTVTRALIEEGMPPSVVFAAAFGAQQPVVANADSESRSQNRRVEMAPVPRVSGDKAALSSGP, from the coding sequence GTGAGTATTTCAGAGCTGGACGACGGCTTAGATCAAGAACCGCCGATCTGGGCGATCTTTGGCGACTTAATGACCGGCCTCGTTGGGGTGTTTGTTCTCCTGCTGGTGTGGACCTTGGGTTTTCAGCTGGAATTATCGCAAACCCTAGAGCAGGAAATCCAAAAGCGCGAAGTGGCCGAGCAGCGTCGTCAGGCCTTGGAGGCGGCCCTTGCCGACCCCTTGGCGACGGGGCGAGTGACCTTGCGCGATGGCCGCATTGGTATCAGCGGCAGTGTGTTGTTTTCTTTAAACTCGGCTGAACTGCAAGAGGAGGGGCGCGCACTGCTTCATACTTTGCGGGCGCCGCTGCAAGTGTATTTGACCGACAGTGAGCAGCTATTAATGGTCAGCGGCTTTACTGACGATCTGCCAATTCAGCAGGGAAATCTGCACTTTAGCGATAACTGGGAGCTGTCTGCGCAGCGTGCCTTGACGGTAACTCGCGCTTTAATCGAAGAGGGTATGCCACCAAGTGTGGTGTTTGCGGCGGCGTTTGGTGCCCAGCAGCCGGTGGTGGCGAATGCCGACAGTGAGAGCCGTTCGCAAAACCGGCGAGTGGAAATGGCACCAGTGCCACGGGTTTCTGGCGACAAAGCCGCCCTCAGCTCAGGGCCGTGA
- a CDS encoding serine hydrolase domain-containing protein codes for MSVTSSANKISRRIFRAPELSPAATSPLTIDPAEQAADGVDVEAIWASAEAFHSSGMHPMVSMCLRHKGKTVLHRSIGQARGVNGADAVGAQLDTPVCLFSASKVVSAVLIHKLAEDGLLDLLNPVSYYIPAFAQNGKAGISIYQLLAHRAGVPGVPPGTPPSVLFDHQESLRLICEQPPLDIDGRILAYHAITGGIIATELVRVCTGLNMNEYLDQVIRKPMGFKSFTFGMPKSSRGTEAHNYSSGLANISLVGKHLEKILGADVDTVVALSNTDDFLGAIIPSGNLYANADEACQFFQMLLQQGQWQGKQILSPLSVYRLTAEASRPQHDRSLIIPMRYSAGAMLGGRVMGLYGRNTPYAFGHLGFSNILCWADPQRDISVAVLNNGKPVIGSHMFSLLGLMENIRKNFPQKDDMSAWSGNFGQHEH; via the coding sequence ATGTCGGTTACTTCTAGCGCGAACAAAATCAGTCGCCGTATATTTAGAGCGCCCGAGTTATCCCCAGCCGCGACCAGCCCCCTCACTATAGACCCGGCAGAGCAGGCCGCAGATGGAGTCGACGTGGAAGCTATTTGGGCCAGCGCAGAAGCCTTCCATTCGAGCGGCATGCACCCTATGGTAAGCATGTGCCTGCGCCACAAAGGTAAAACCGTACTGCATCGCAGCATCGGACAGGCCCGGGGCGTGAATGGCGCCGACGCCGTCGGCGCTCAATTAGATACGCCGGTATGTTTATTCTCTGCTTCCAAAGTCGTAAGCGCGGTCTTAATCCATAAGCTTGCCGAAGATGGCTTACTCGACCTGCTAAATCCGGTGAGCTATTACATTCCCGCCTTCGCCCAAAACGGCAAGGCCGGTATCTCGATATACCAGCTATTAGCACATCGCGCGGGCGTACCTGGCGTCCCGCCGGGAACACCACCGAGCGTGCTGTTTGACCACCAAGAATCACTGCGCCTAATATGCGAGCAACCGCCACTCGACATCGACGGCCGTATACTTGCCTACCACGCGATTACAGGTGGCATTATCGCCACTGAACTGGTCAGGGTCTGCACTGGCCTGAATATGAACGAATACCTCGACCAAGTTATTCGCAAACCGATGGGTTTTAAATCCTTCACCTTCGGCATGCCCAAAAGTAGTCGCGGCACCGAGGCGCACAACTACAGCAGCGGCTTAGCTAATATTTCCCTTGTCGGTAAGCATCTAGAAAAAATACTTGGCGCCGATGTCGATACCGTCGTGGCGCTTTCGAATACCGACGATTTTCTTGGCGCCATTATTCCGTCTGGAAATTTATATGCAAACGCCGACGAAGCCTGTCAGTTTTTTCAAATGTTACTTCAACAGGGACAATGGCAAGGCAAGCAAATACTGTCACCGCTGTCGGTATACCGTTTAACCGCAGAGGCATCCCGTCCTCAGCATGATCGGTCGCTAATTATTCCCATGCGCTACAGCGCAGGTGCCATGTTGGGTGGCCGCGTAATGGGGCTGTATGGCCGCAATACTCCTTACGCCTTTGGCCATTTAGGTTTTTCTAATATATTGTGCTGGGCAGACCCACAGCGCGACATCTCCGTAGCGGTGCTCAATAATGGCAAACCAGTCATTGGCAGCCATATGTTTAGCCTACTCGGATTAATGGAAAATATTCGCAAAAATTTCCCCCAGAAAGACGATATGTCTGCATGGAGCGGCAATTTTGGCCAGCACGAACATTAA